Proteins encoded in a region of the Myxococcales bacterium genome:
- a CDS encoding N-acetyltransferase, with the protein MAIHPRAFVHPSAIVDDGATLGENTKVWHFCHVMAGAQIGDESSLGQGCFVAAGVRVGNGVRVQNNVSLFDGVVLEDDVFVGPSAVFTNVMNPRAAVSRRAEYQRTVVGRGATIGANATITPGRTLGSHCFVAAGAVVTTNVPAFALVQGVPAKQTGWMSRFGKRLVFDADDMATCSATGERYRRMLDGNVVVLEG; encoded by the coding sequence ATGGCCATCCACCCCCGCGCGTTCGTGCACCCATCCGCCATCGTCGACGATGGCGCAACGCTCGGCGAAAACACCAAGGTCTGGCACTTCTGTCACGTGATGGCCGGCGCGCAGATCGGCGACGAATCCTCCCTCGGTCAAGGGTGTTTCGTGGCCGCCGGCGTGCGGGTTGGCAACGGCGTGCGGGTGCAGAACAACGTGAGCCTGTTCGACGGCGTCGTGCTCGAGGACGACGTGTTCGTCGGCCCGAGCGCGGTGTTCACCAACGTCATGAACCCGCGGGCGGCGGTCTCGCGCCGCGCGGAGTATCAGCGCACCGTCGTCGGTCGCGGCGCCACGATCGGCGCGAATGCGACCATCACGCCCGGACGCACGCTCGGCTCGCATTGTTTTGTCGCGGCCGGCGCCGTCGTCACGACCAACGTCCCCGCGTTTGCGCTGGTGCAGGGGGTGCCGGCCAAGCAGACCGGCTGGATGAGCCGCTTCGGCAAACGTCTGGTGTTCGACGCCGACGACATGGCCACCTGCTCGGCGACCGGCGAGCGCTACCGGCGCATGCTCGACGGTAACGTGGTCGTGCTCGAGGGCTGA
- a CDS encoding four helix bundle protein: protein MLQIYPIILETLHDLRPVIALLERRDSDLTRQLRRCASSIALNVGEGMYSRGKLRTARYHTALGSARETLSCLEVACALGYVTAPDPKLVAKLNRVIGTLVRLVGS, encoded by the coding sequence ATGCTGCAAATCTATCCCATCATTCTCGAGACCCTGCACGACCTGCGGCCCGTCATCGCTCTGCTCGAACGCCGCGACTCCGATCTGACCCGGCAGCTCCGTCGCTGCGCTTCCAGCATTGCCCTCAATGTCGGAGAGGGAATGTATTCCCGTGGCAAGCTGCGGACCGCGCGCTATCACACCGCGCTCGGCTCGGCGCGCGAGACGCTCTCGTGCCTCGAGGTCGCCTGCGCCCTCGGTTACGTCACCGCGCCGGATCCGAAGCTCGTTGCCAAGCTCAATCGGGTCATCGGCACGCTCGTGCGCTTGGTCGGCAGCTGA
- a CDS encoding polysaccharide deacetylase family protein, with translation MRLAALSVDLDEVPNYFGIHGLPAPTGAAAHAVYDLALARLDDFARAHGLPLTLFAIGADMVRDSNALRLCELRERGHEIANHSLDHLYDLTRQPRSEMLRQVDSGITVLAGATGHRPTGFRAPGYTTTDELFDVLAELGVAYDSSVFPCPPYYLAKAAAMGAIRLRGRRSRSILDAPGVLSAPTRPYRIGRPYFRRGSGLVELPIQVTRGLRLPFIGTTLTLAGASRARLLTRMVIGEPLVNLELHGIDVLDSSDGLAALTRHQPDVRVPLRNKLDALGAVVESLKRAGYSFVRLDEAARAIA, from the coding sequence GTGCGACTCGCCGCCCTGTCCGTCGATCTCGACGAAGTCCCGAACTACTTCGGGATCCACGGCCTGCCCGCGCCCACCGGCGCCGCCGCCCACGCGGTCTACGATCTCGCCCTCGCCCGACTCGACGACTTCGCCCGCGCGCATGGGCTGCCGCTGACCTTGTTCGCCATCGGCGCCGACATGGTCCGCGATTCCAACGCGCTGCGCCTGTGCGAGCTCCGAGAGCGCGGTCACGAGATCGCCAACCACTCTCTCGATCACCTGTACGATCTGACCCGACAACCTCGGAGCGAAATGCTGAGACAGGTCGACTCCGGCATCACCGTGCTCGCCGGCGCAACCGGCCATCGCCCCACTGGCTTCCGCGCACCCGGTTACACCACCACCGACGAGCTCTTCGACGTGCTCGCCGAGCTCGGGGTCGCCTACGACTCGAGTGTGTTCCCGTGCCCGCCCTACTACCTGGCAAAGGCCGCGGCGATGGGCGCCATTCGCCTGCGCGGGCGTCGCTCGCGCTCCATCCTCGACGCCCCCGGCGTCTTGAGCGCGCCGACCCGACCTTATCGGATCGGTCGCCCGTATTTTCGCCGCGGCAGCGGACTCGTCGAGCTTCCGATCCAGGTGACCCGCGGCCTGCGCCTGCCGTTCATCGGCACCACGTTGACCTTGGCGGGCGCGAGCCGCGCGCGCCTCTTGACCCGCATGGTCATCGGCGAGCCATTGGTGAACCTGGAGCTGCACGGCATCGACGTGCTCGACTCGAGCGACGGGCTCGCGGCGCTCACTCGACATCAACCCGACGTGCGTGTGCCGCTGCGCAACAAGCTCGATGCCCTGGGCGCGGTGGTCGAGAGCCTGAAACGGGCCGGTTATTCCTTCGTGCGCCTCGACGAGGCGGCCCGCGCCATTGCCTGA
- a CDS encoding Gfo/Idh/MocA family oxidoreductase: MMLAVDLVPPPTLAKSASVGVALIGVGNWGEKIAHSLSRVERVQLAEICDVSAAARARAAVLAPSARVVCDLDDVLGRQEARAVIIATPPATHAGLALRALESGRDVLVEKPMALSLEEARTLERAARETGSLLMVGHILEYHPAIVELRRRIALGQLGELRLIVSERLGSSPRRHENAWWSLAPHDLSVVRLLASAAPTEVRVAGWNNAGDAGADVVAARVSVGAKPCAVLHLSLVDRDKVRQLVVVGSEGVAVFDDLSPERMLRFYSAAELGRGRIDELVGKASEFDPARQSRFDVLDGVRPGRFLPTGPGLVVPLDRRPPLELEAEHFVRSVLDGTPVQSDAASGRAVVAVLEAGQSSLGAESEPREVATE; the protein is encoded by the coding sequence GTGATGCTCGCCGTCGATCTGGTCCCGCCGCCCACCTTGGCCAAGAGCGCGTCCGTCGGCGTCGCGCTGATTGGCGTGGGGAACTGGGGCGAGAAGATCGCGCACAGCCTGTCCCGCGTCGAGCGGGTTCAGCTGGCGGAGATCTGCGACGTGTCGGCGGCGGCGCGGGCGCGCGCGGCGGTGCTCGCGCCAAGCGCCAGGGTCGTGTGTGACCTCGATGACGTGCTCGGCCGGCAAGAGGCCCGCGCGGTCATCATCGCCACTCCGCCCGCAACCCACGCCGGCCTCGCGCTGCGTGCCCTCGAGTCGGGTCGCGACGTGCTGGTCGAAAAACCCATGGCGCTCTCCCTCGAAGAGGCACGCACGCTGGAGCGCGCCGCGCGGGAGACCGGCTCGCTGCTCATGGTCGGGCACATCCTCGAGTATCACCCGGCCATCGTCGAGCTGCGGCGGCGCATCGCGCTCGGGCAGCTGGGTGAGCTCCGGTTGATCGTGTCGGAGCGCCTCGGCTCGAGCCCCCGGCGTCACGAGAACGCGTGGTGGTCGCTGGCGCCGCACGATCTCTCGGTCGTCCGCCTGCTGGCATCCGCAGCACCGACCGAGGTTCGAGTGGCCGGCTGGAACAACGCCGGAGACGCGGGCGCAGACGTGGTCGCGGCGCGGGTGAGTGTCGGGGCAAAACCCTGCGCGGTGTTGCATCTTTCGCTGGTGGATCGCGACAAGGTCCGGCAGCTGGTCGTCGTGGGCAGCGAGGGCGTTGCCGTGTTCGACGATCTGTCGCCGGAGCGCATGTTGCGTTTCTACTCCGCGGCGGAGCTGGGGCGCGGGCGCATCGACGAGCTGGTGGGCAAGGCGAGTGAGTTCGACCCCGCGCGCCAGTCTCGCTTCGACGTGCTCGACGGCGTGCGACCCGGGCGGTTCTTGCCGACCGGTCCCGGCCTCGTCGTGCCGCTCGATCGGCGCCCGCCCCTCGAGCTCGAGGCGGAGCACTTCGTGCGCAGTGTGCTGGACGGCACCCCGGTGCAGAGTGACGCTGCGTCGGGGCGAGCGGTGGTTGCGGTCCTCGAGGCGGGGCAGAGCTCGCTCGGGGCCGAGAGTGAACCGCGAGAGGTAGCGACGGAATGA
- a CDS encoding ABC transporter ATP-binding protein, whose translation MPANRRAPAHAPVQSSRPVRGKSWDLGVYRYGGRAIRLVWATSPRLALALSLLSLAAGVLPAGVAYVGKLIVDAVVNAIQHTTAADPSLALRWVALEMALVAALSAIQRALEAVRSLLRAQLGNRVNVMILEKALTLSLEHFEDSELYDKMTRARREASSRPLSLVIRTFGLLQNGVSLVTYGALLWTFSGWAVLGLIAAALPAVFAEARFSGQAFRLFSWRTPETRQQGYLETVLSREDYAKEVQLFGLGPKLLHRYRDIFDRLYVEDRNLTLRRAFWGFVMGMLSTAAFYGAYAWIAVSAVASTITLGQMTLYLLVFKQGQSALTSSLTAVGGMYEDNLYLSNLYAFLEQEVPPPTGKATSGTSPGDGIRFENVSFVYPGSEQPALDAIDLHIRPGEKLALVGENGSGKTTMIKLLTRLYLPTEGRVLLDGRPLAEWDTATLYRRIGVIFQDFARYQMLVGENIGAGDVEAFEDEARWADAANKGLAAPFIDELPNKYETQLGKWFMNGRELSVGQWQKIALSRAFMRKRADILVLDEPTASMDAEAEVQIFDRFREMTKDQIAVLISHRFSTVRMAHQIVVLAGGRIIERGSHEELVEQDGHYARLFSLQAAGYR comes from the coding sequence ATGCCCGCGAACCGACGTGCACCCGCTCACGCACCCGTGCAAAGCTCCCGTCCCGTGCGAGGCAAGAGCTGGGATCTCGGCGTGTACCGCTACGGCGGTCGCGCGATCCGCCTGGTCTGGGCCACGAGCCCCCGCCTGGCTCTGGCCCTCTCCCTGCTCAGCCTCGCCGCCGGCGTCCTCCCCGCCGGCGTCGCCTACGTCGGCAAGCTCATCGTCGACGCCGTCGTGAACGCAATCCAGCACACCACCGCCGCTGATCCTTCCCTCGCCCTGCGCTGGGTCGCCCTCGAGATGGCGCTGGTCGCAGCGCTGTCCGCGATCCAGCGCGCCCTCGAGGCGGTGCGTTCGCTGCTGCGCGCGCAGCTCGGCAACCGCGTCAACGTGATGATCCTCGAGAAGGCCCTCACCCTCTCCCTCGAACATTTCGAGGACTCCGAGCTCTACGACAAGATGACGCGCGCACGCCGCGAAGCGTCCAGCCGACCGCTCAGCCTGGTGATCCGCACCTTCGGCCTGCTGCAAAACGGCGTCTCCCTCGTCACCTACGGCGCTCTCCTCTGGACGTTCTCCGGCTGGGCCGTGCTCGGCCTGATCGCCGCCGCGCTGCCGGCGGTCTTCGCCGAGGCGCGCTTCTCCGGCCAGGCCTTCCGCCTCTTCAGCTGGCGCACCCCCGAGACTCGCCAGCAGGGTTATCTCGAGACGGTGCTCTCCCGCGAGGACTACGCGAAAGAGGTGCAGCTCTTCGGCCTCGGCCCGAAGCTCCTGCACCGCTACCGCGACATCTTCGATCGCCTGTACGTCGAAGACCGCAACCTCACGCTGCGCCGCGCGTTCTGGGGTTTTGTGATGGGCATGCTCAGCACGGCGGCGTTCTACGGCGCCTACGCCTGGATCGCCGTGTCGGCCGTGGCCTCCACCATCACGCTCGGTCAGATGACCCTCTACCTGTTGGTCTTCAAACAAGGTCAGAGCGCGCTCACCAGCTCCCTCACCGCGGTCGGCGGCATGTACGAAGACAACCTGTACCTGTCGAACCTGTACGCCTTCCTCGAACAAGAGGTCCCCCCGCCAACCGGCAAAGCCACCAGCGGCACGTCGCCCGGCGACGGCATCCGCTTCGAGAACGTCTCGTTCGTGTACCCCGGCAGTGAACAGCCCGCGCTGGACGCCATCGACCTCCACATCCGTCCCGGTGAGAAGCTCGCGCTCGTCGGCGAGAACGGCTCCGGCAAGACGACGATGATCAAGCTCTTGACGCGTCTCTACCTGCCGACCGAAGGCCGGGTGTTGCTCGACGGCCGGCCCCTCGCCGAGTGGGACACGGCCACGCTCTACCGGCGCATCGGCGTCATCTTCCAGGACTTCGCGCGGTATCAGATGCTGGTCGGCGAGAACATCGGCGCCGGCGACGTCGAGGCGTTCGAAGACGAAGCGCGCTGGGCCGACGCCGCGAACAAGGGCCTCGCCGCGCCGTTCATCGACGAGCTGCCGAACAAGTACGAGACGCAGCTTGGCAAGTGGTTCATGAACGGCCGCGAGCTCTCGGTCGGCCAGTGGCAGAAGATCGCGCTCTCCCGCGCGTTCATGCGCAAACGCGCCGACATCCTCGTGCTCGACGAGCCGACCGCGTCCATGGACGCCGAGGCCGAGGTGCAGATCTTCGATCGCTTCCGGGAGATGACGAAGGACCAGATCGCGGTGTTGATCTCACATCGCTTCTCGACGGTGCGCATGGCACATCAGATCGTCGTGCTGGCCGGCGGCCGCATCATCGAGCGCGGCAGCCACGAGGAGCTCGTCGAACAAGACGGCCACTACGCGCGTCTGTTCTCGTTGCAGGCGGCCGGCTACCGGTAG
- a CDS encoding DUF2442 domain-containing protein codes for MQRTQAPAPDPAAGVASPSAPWRVVTAAPGSDFQFRVVFADGTQGSVDMRVFLQSQQVSGTVFEALRSAGFFAQLRVEHGVVTWPNGADLAPDAMYDAVVERGVWVVN; via the coding sequence ATGCAGCGCACTCAAGCCCCCGCTCCCGATCCCGCCGCTGGAGTAGCCTCGCCGTCTGCTCCTTGGCGCGTCGTTACGGCAGCCCCAGGGTCGGACTTCCAGTTTCGCGTGGTGTTTGCGGACGGAACCCAGGGAAGCGTCGACATGCGGGTCTTCCTGCAAAGCCAGCAGGTCTCCGGCACCGTCTTCGAGGCACTTCGCAGTGCGGGATTCTTCGCGCAGTTGCGGGTCGAACATGGAGTTGTGACCTGGCCCAATGGGGCCGATCTGGCGCCGGACGCCATGTACGACGCGGTCGTCGAGCGTGGGGTTTGGGTCGTCAATTGA
- a CDS encoding ABC transporter ATP-binding protein — MVAAVNDERADHIVVRGLTKRFGDFEALSKIDMSVARGHIAVIIGGSGAGKTTLLKILIGLDKPTSGKVLISGTDIVPLSERQMNTVRRKIAMVFQYSALLDSMNVLENVAFPLREHTRHSDKEIRKRVSEKLRILGLEGTESRFPSELSGGMRKRVGLARALMLEPEIIMYDEPTSGLDPITARMVDELIVTTRNRFDVTSIVISHDMAGALRIADYIYLMDKGRIITSGTPSELVRGQSELAQQFFDSSGIEAEKLIPREE, encoded by the coding sequence ATGGTTGCCGCAGTGAACGACGAGCGAGCCGACCACATCGTCGTCCGGGGCCTGACCAAGCGCTTCGGGGACTTCGAGGCGCTGTCCAAGATCGACATGTCGGTGGCTCGCGGGCACATCGCGGTCATCATCGGCGGCTCCGGCGCGGGCAAGACGACCCTGCTGAAGATCCTGATCGGTCTCGACAAACCGACCAGCGGCAAGGTGCTGATCTCCGGCACGGACATCGTGCCCTTGTCGGAGCGGCAGATGAACACCGTGCGCAGGAAGATCGCCATGGTGTTTCAGTACTCGGCGCTCCTGGACAGCATGAACGTGCTCGAGAACGTGGCGTTCCCGCTCAGAGAGCACACGCGGCACTCGGACAAGGAGATCCGCAAGCGGGTCAGCGAGAAACTGAGGATCCTGGGGCTCGAGGGCACCGAGAGTCGATTTCCCAGCGAGCTGTCCGGCGGCATGCGCAAGCGGGTCGGGCTGGCCCGGGCGTTGATGCTCGAGCCGGAGATCATCATGTACGACGAGCCGACCAGCGGGCTCGATCCGATCACGGCGCGCATGGTCGACGAGCTGATCGTCACGACGCGCAATCGCTTCGACGTGACCAGCATCGTGATCTCGCACGACATGGCCGGCGCGCTGCGGATTGCCGACTACATCTACCTGATGGACAAGGGTCGGATCATCACCTCGGGGACGCCGTCGGAGCTGGTGCGGGGGCAGAGTGAGCTGGCGCAGCAGTTCTTCGATTCGAGCGGGATCGAGGCCGAGAAGCTGATCCCGCGCGAGGAGTGA
- a CDS encoding methyltransferase domain-containing protein → MAASAERRHAHAAVLELLERRHGVGSKGTGVSAWMEARLDRALDALREDADGTLEGAVALLRTDAVRLEEIAERLRVGETRFFRDPPQWDALGKFGVPRLAELERVRALSVGCSSGQEAWSLAMVLDAGLERGRTFRVVGMDRSEPALETARAACYSKEQASHLPSELAARYLEAADDAWRITEPLRANVSFVARDAMVGPPPGQYELIVCKNLLIYFGNEAAERAVSLMLRSLADGGFLMVAKSDVPRVKALGHAASELAPGVVVFRA, encoded by the coding sequence ATGGCGGCGAGCGCCGAACGGCGACACGCCCACGCCGCGGTGCTGGAGCTGCTGGAGAGACGCCACGGCGTCGGCTCGAAGGGCACGGGGGTGAGCGCCTGGATGGAGGCGCGCCTCGATCGCGCGCTCGATGCGCTGAGAGAGGACGCCGACGGCACGCTCGAAGGCGCCGTTGCGCTGCTCCGGACCGACGCCGTGCGACTCGAAGAGATCGCAGAGCGGTTGCGGGTCGGAGAGACGCGCTTCTTTCGCGATCCACCCCAGTGGGATGCGCTCGGAAAATTCGGGGTGCCGCGTCTGGCGGAGCTGGAGCGGGTGCGCGCGCTGTCGGTGGGTTGTTCCAGCGGGCAAGAGGCCTGGAGTCTGGCCATGGTGCTCGATGCGGGACTCGAGCGCGGGCGGACGTTTCGGGTGGTTGGCATGGATCGCAGCGAGCCGGCCCTCGAAACGGCGCGCGCGGCTTGCTATTCGAAAGAACAAGCGAGCCACCTGCCGAGTGAGCTGGCGGCGCGTTACCTGGAGGCTGCGGACGACGCGTGGCGGATCACCGAACCGCTGCGCGCGAACGTCAGCTTCGTCGCGCGGGATGCGATGGTGGGTCCGCCTCCCGGGCAATACGAGCTGATTGTCTGCAAGAACCTGCTCATTTATTTCGGCAACGAAGCGGCGGAGCGCGCGGTGTCGCTGATGCTGAGGAGCCTGGCGGACGGGGGCTTCTTGATGGTGGCCAAGAGCGACGTGCCGCGCGTCAAGGCGCTGGGTCACGCGGCCTCGGAGCTTGCTCCCGGCGTCGTGGTGTTCCGCGCCTGA
- a CDS encoding lysophospholipid acyltransferase family protein, producing the protein MMALARWVGVFLGWFVGDLLRIRRSHVEACMRRAGVALPRATAREMYRGLGTSLMELFLSRRAVKNVSLDQRVLDVLAARGAVIATAHTGAFDLVACAAAERVPLTVVTKHLSIGVLDRVWQTLRRRHGLKTVAAGSAAVSAGALLRRGEAVAMLIDQAPERERATTVVTFLGQPARVDLAPALIAARARVPLCVVFARRTSSGRHVAELAGVLEPPAHAGPAWAETAMRQASAWLEAFVLRHPDQWLWMHRRWKDAPPASDRRPSREITLEAH; encoded by the coding sequence ATGATGGCGCTCGCCCGCTGGGTGGGGGTCTTCCTCGGGTGGTTCGTCGGCGATCTGCTGCGCATCCGCCGAAGCCACGTGGAGGCGTGCATGCGTCGCGCCGGTGTCGCGCTGCCGCGAGCCACGGCGCGAGAAATGTATCGCGGCCTCGGCACCTCGCTGATGGAGCTGTTCCTGTCGCGGCGCGCCGTGAAGAACGTCAGCCTGGACCAGCGTGTGCTCGACGTGCTGGCGGCGCGCGGCGCCGTGATCGCCACCGCCCACACCGGCGCGTTCGATCTGGTCGCCTGCGCGGCGGCCGAGCGGGTGCCGCTCACGGTGGTGACGAAACACCTGTCGATCGGCGTGCTCGACCGAGTCTGGCAGACGCTCCGACGCCGACACGGTTTGAAGACCGTGGCCGCGGGCAGCGCGGCGGTCAGCGCGGGCGCGCTGCTCCGGCGCGGTGAGGCGGTGGCCATGCTGATCGATCAAGCCCCGGAGCGCGAGCGTGCGACCACCGTGGTCACGTTCCTGGGTCAGCCGGCGCGGGTCGATCTCGCTCCCGCGCTGATCGCCGCCCGAGCGCGCGTGCCGTTGTGTGTGGTGTTCGCCCGGCGCACGTCCTCGGGTCGCCACGTCGCGGAGCTCGCGGGGGTGCTCGAACCCCCGGCGCACGCGGGCCCTGCTTGGGCCGAGACCGCCATGCGGCAGGCCAGCGCTTGGCTGGAAGCGTTCGTGCTGCGCCACCCCGATCAGTGGCTGTGGATGCACCGCCGCTGGAAGGACGCGCCCCCCGCGAGCGATCGTCGACCGAGCCGCGAAATCACGCTAGAAGCCCACTGA
- a CDS encoding DUF4160 domain-containing protein — protein MPTISAFFGITIQMFWREHGPPHFHATYGEHEAIIDIHELRVTRGTLPRRALALVLEWAAFNREALMEDWNLCSALKPPLPIPPLE, from the coding sequence ATGCCGACCATCAGCGCCTTCTTCGGGATCACGATCCAGATGTTTTGGCGCGAGCACGGGCCACCGCATTTCCACGCAACGTACGGCGAGCACGAAGCGATCATCGACATTCATGAACTGCGGGTCACGCGCGGCACGCTTCCGCGCCGCGCGCTCGCGCTGGTGCTCGAATGGGCCGCGTTCAACCGCGAAGCCCTGATGGAGGATTGGAACCTATGCAGCGCACTCAAGCCCCCGCTCCCGATCCCGCCGCTGGAGTAG
- a CDS encoding chemotaxis protein CheW: MSERQPTEERELRTRTRARCIAVRVGGALYGLPVEHVQEVISMRPVTRVFHAPAALAGVTNLRGEVLPVLELGVLLGADIEASTADARIVVVREASGQKRRAGLRVDQLSGLRELPSELAPAPSTASERARAVIRGVITESPPCAVLEVPGLLDSPLLSEIAGRLEVVD; the protein is encoded by the coding sequence ATGAGCGAGCGACAGCCGACCGAGGAGCGGGAGCTGCGCACGCGCACCCGCGCGCGTTGTATCGCGGTGCGGGTCGGCGGCGCGCTCTACGGCTTGCCGGTGGAGCACGTGCAGGAGGTGATCTCGATGCGGCCGGTGACGCGGGTGTTCCACGCGCCGGCGGCGCTGGCGGGCGTCACCAATCTGCGCGGCGAGGTGCTGCCGGTGCTCGAGCTCGGGGTGTTGCTCGGTGCCGACATCGAGGCCTCGACCGCCGACGCTCGCATCGTCGTCGTGCGCGAGGCGAGCGGGCAGAAGCGCCGCGCCGGGCTGCGGGTGGATCAGCTGTCGGGGCTGCGGGAGCTGCCGTCGGAGCTGGCGCCGGCTCCGTCGACGGCGAGCGAGCGGGCGCGCGCGGTGATCCGCGGAGTGATCACCGAATCACCCCCCTGCGCCGTGCTCGAGGTGCCGGGCCTGCTCGATTCGCCGCTGCTATCGGAGATCGCCGGGCGCCTGGAGGTGGTCGACTGA